A stretch of Paludisphaera borealis DNA encodes these proteins:
- a CDS encoding DUF1501 domain-containing protein — translation MRRREFLRTGLAGLSLPQLLAMRARAGTPSTGERTALIVVWLQGGASHLESYDPKPDAPAEIRGPFGSIATKAEGVRISELLPLHAAVADKFTILRSLSHSGFCHQQGNQQMFTGHPEQTLKLKPDHPDLMCIAHRARSDPSRRVPSYVGVNPIPYLGSAYLGPAFEPFGVYGDPNAPGFSVPGIGLADPAEIARLERRKGLATGFDGLLRAMDDPAQSQAFDSFQRQAFALTTGPEARRAFDLDKEDPRLRDRYGRNTWGQRCLLARRLVEAGVDLVATSLDGPLCGRIGNWDDHAVNHHVFDAMKTRCQYFDQAVSALIEDVHARGLDRRVLVVVTGEFGRTPKISYDKDSASGVKQPGRDHWPRAVSLLMSGGGIPGGQVVGATDPHGADVTRRRVGVRDFLATIYRHLGIDAESLVINDRTGRPVLALPEGSPIPELTRA, via the coding sequence ATGCGACGTCGCGAGTTCTTGCGAACGGGCCTGGCCGGCCTTTCACTGCCGCAGCTCCTCGCGATGAGGGCGCGGGCGGGGACGCCTTCGACCGGCGAGCGGACCGCGTTGATCGTGGTCTGGCTCCAGGGCGGGGCGAGCCACCTGGAGTCCTACGACCCGAAGCCCGACGCGCCGGCCGAAATTCGCGGCCCGTTCGGGTCGATCGCCACGAAGGCCGAGGGAGTACGCATCAGCGAACTCTTGCCGCTCCATGCGGCGGTGGCCGACAAATTTACGATCCTGCGTTCGCTGTCGCACTCGGGCTTCTGCCATCAGCAGGGCAACCAGCAGATGTTCACGGGGCACCCGGAGCAGACGCTCAAGCTCAAGCCCGACCACCCCGACCTGATGTGCATCGCGCACCGGGCGAGGTCCGACCCGAGCCGACGGGTCCCCTCGTACGTCGGCGTCAATCCGATCCCTTACCTCGGATCGGCCTATCTCGGCCCGGCCTTCGAGCCGTTCGGCGTGTACGGCGATCCCAACGCGCCTGGGTTCTCGGTCCCCGGGATCGGACTCGCCGATCCGGCCGAGATCGCCCGGCTGGAGCGAAGGAAAGGGCTCGCGACGGGCTTCGACGGCCTCCTCCGCGCGATGGACGACCCGGCTCAGTCGCAGGCCTTCGACTCGTTCCAGCGGCAGGCGTTCGCGCTCACGACCGGCCCGGAGGCGCGGCGAGCCTTCGATCTCGACAAGGAAGACCCCCGGCTTCGTGACCGCTACGGCCGCAACACCTGGGGCCAGCGTTGCCTGCTGGCGCGGCGGCTGGTCGAGGCGGGCGTCGACCTCGTCGCGACGAGCCTGGACGGCCCCCTCTGCGGCCGGATCGGAAACTGGGACGACCACGCCGTGAACCACCACGTCTTCGACGCGATGAAGACGCGGTGCCAGTATTTCGACCAGGCGGTCAGCGCCCTGATCGAGGACGTTCACGCGCGGGGGCTCGACCGCCGCGTGCTGGTGGTGGTGACCGGCGAGTTCGGCCGCACGCCGAAGATCAGCTATGACAAGGATTCGGCCTCCGGAGTGAAGCAGCCGGGCCGCGATCACTGGCCCCGCGCCGTCTCGCTGCTGATGAGCGGGGGCGGAATCCCCGGCGGCCAGGTCGTCGGCGCGACCGACCCGCACGGCGCCGATGTGACGCGCCGGCGCGTCGGCGTGCGCGACTTCCTGGCGACGATCTACCGGCACCTGGGAATCGACGCCGAAAGCCTCGTGATCAATGACCGGACCGGCCGACCGGTGCTCGCGCTGCCCGAAGGCAGCCCGATCCCCGAATTGACCCGGGCCTGA
- a CDS encoding PSD1 and planctomycete cytochrome C domain-containing protein, giving the protein MNRTILSLLLSMVLAQGWTTTRADSPEGASENFFELRVRPVIAGQCVKCHGQKKASGGLRVDSRQALLDGGESGPAVVPGDPDGGSLLRAIRHADEDLKMPPSGPLPRAVQDDLAAWIAAGAPWPESAASRPIEGQAHWAFEPLRPITPPEDPTGWASSPIDRLVAAGCRAQGVHPVARADRRTLIRRASFDLIGLPPEPERVEAFAADERPDAYERLVDELLASPHYGERWGRDWLDLARYADTAGDNSDYPIREAYLYRDYVIDAFNADVPYDRFLHEQLAGDVLAADGPPDDYARRVIATGFLAQSKRFGTVKLEDPHQIIEDTLNTTGQVVLGLSLRCARCHDHKYDPITARDYYALYGFFAGTKYPFAGSEEDHKPSEFAPLVAPDQLQDYKKQYGEELARLQARLDEAESRGEAATKVRDLALTAAVSEFVAGAAGPTDRAVAAREAEAAKAELAKAARRRESQLQRLQAEIKRLEQGGPTALAPRAYAVRDGGPTNVKLQIGGDPQKLGDLVPRGVPKVFDPAGTIDLPPTGSGRPALARWLTEGRPRPLVARVMVNRIWQHHFGKAIVPTPSDFGLRGTPPTHPELLDWLAADFVASGWSIKAMHRRIMLSETYRLASKHDSENAAIDTGNAWYWRFDRRPLDAEALRDGLLALGGNLRIDRPGPHPFPAEGTWAFSAHHQFKAVYPSEHRSIYLMVQRLHPHPYLALFNGPDTSVTTAVRDRSTVSLQALYMVNNPFVHDQARRFAGRLLAAESDASARLRLAYSQAFGRPPTGAERDRAEAFLRDYERSLADEGLPTDRREGEAWAGLTRALLASNEFLYVD; this is encoded by the coding sequence ATGAACCGGACGATCCTCAGCCTGTTGTTGTCGATGGTTCTGGCCCAGGGCTGGACGACGACCCGCGCCGACTCCCCCGAGGGGGCGTCGGAGAACTTCTTCGAACTTCGCGTGCGGCCGGTGATCGCCGGCCAATGCGTGAAATGCCACGGCCAGAAGAAGGCTAGCGGCGGCCTCCGCGTCGATTCGCGGCAGGCTCTGCTCGACGGGGGCGAGAGCGGCCCGGCCGTCGTCCCGGGCGACCCGGACGGCGGCTCGCTGCTCCGGGCGATCCGCCACGCCGATGAAGATCTCAAGATGCCCCCCTCCGGGCCCTTGCCCCGTGCCGTCCAGGACGACCTGGCCGCCTGGATCGCCGCCGGCGCGCCCTGGCCCGAGTCCGCCGCGTCCCGGCCGATCGAGGGTCAGGCCCACTGGGCCTTCGAGCCGCTCCGGCCCATCACGCCCCCCGAGGACCCGACCGGCTGGGCCTCCTCCCCGATCGATCGGCTTGTCGCCGCGGGGTGCCGAGCCCAGGGCGTTCACCCCGTCGCGCGGGCTGACCGTCGCACGTTGATTCGGCGGGCGTCCTTCGATCTGATCGGCCTGCCGCCCGAGCCCGAACGGGTCGAGGCGTTCGCGGCCGACGAGCGTCCCGACGCCTACGAGCGCCTGGTCGACGAGCTGCTCGCCTCGCCCCACTACGGCGAGCGCTGGGGCCGCGACTGGCTCGACCTCGCCCGATACGCCGACACCGCCGGCGACAATTCCGACTACCCGATCCGCGAGGCGTACCTCTACCGGGACTACGTGATCGACGCCTTCAACGCCGACGTCCCGTACGATCGCTTCCTCCACGAGCAGCTCGCCGGCGACGTATTGGCCGCCGACGGCCCTCCCGACGACTACGCCCGCCGCGTGATCGCCACCGGGTTCCTCGCCCAGTCCAAGCGGTTCGGCACGGTGAAACTCGAAGACCCCCACCAGATCATCGAGGACACTCTGAACACGACCGGCCAGGTCGTGTTGGGCCTGTCGCTGCGGTGCGCCCGGTGCCACGACCACAAGTACGACCCGATCACGGCCCGCGACTACTACGCCCTGTACGGCTTCTTCGCCGGCACCAAGTATCCGTTCGCCGGATCGGAAGAGGACCACAAGCCGAGCGAGTTCGCGCCCCTGGTCGCGCCCGACCAGTTGCAGGACTACAAGAAGCAGTATGGCGAAGAGCTCGCCCGGCTCCAGGCTCGCCTCGACGAGGCCGAATCCCGCGGCGAGGCTGCGACGAAGGTGCGCGATCTGGCCCTGACGGCCGCCGTGTCCGAGTTCGTCGCCGGTGCCGCCGGGCCGACCGATCGAGCTGTCGCAGCCAGAGAGGCCGAGGCGGCGAAGGCCGAACTGGCGAAGGCCGCCCGCCGGCGCGAAAGCCAGCTCCAACGACTTCAAGCTGAGATCAAGCGGCTGGAGCAGGGGGGCCCGACGGCCCTGGCCCCGCGTGCCTACGCCGTCCGCGACGGCGGGCCGACCAACGTGAAGTTGCAGATCGGCGGCGATCCCCAGAAGCTCGGCGACCTGGTTCCTCGGGGCGTTCCGAAGGTGTTCGATCCGGCCGGGACCATCGACCTGCCCCCGACCGGGAGCGGCCGGCCCGCGCTGGCGCGCTGGCTGACCGAGGGCCGGCCCCGCCCTCTGGTCGCGCGGGTGATGGTCAACCGGATCTGGCAGCATCATTTCGGCAAGGCGATCGTTCCGACGCCCTCGGACTTCGGGCTTCGCGGCACCCCGCCGACCCACCCCGAACTGCTGGATTGGCTGGCCGCCGACTTCGTGGCGTCGGGCTGGTCGATCAAGGCGATGCACCGGCGGATCATGCTGTCGGAGACATACCGACTCGCCTCGAAGCACGACTCGGAGAACGCGGCGATCGACACCGGCAACGCCTGGTACTGGCGGTTCGACCGCCGGCCGCTCGACGCCGAGGCCCTGCGCGACGGCCTGCTCGCCCTGGGAGGCAACCTCCGGATCGACCGGCCGGGGCCCCATCCGTTCCCGGCCGAGGGGACCTGGGCCTTCTCCGCCCACCACCAGTTCAAGGCGGTCTATCCCTCAGAGCACCGGAGTATTTACCTGATGGTGCAGCGGCTTCACCCGCACCCGTATCTCGCCCTCTTCAACGGGCCCGACACGAGCGTGACGACAGCCGTGCGGGATCGCTCCACGGTGTCGCTGCAGGCGCTCTACATGGTGAACAACCCGTTCGTGCACGACCAGGCGCGGCGGTTCGCCGGGCGCTTGCTCGCGGCCGAATCCGACGCTTCGGCCCGTCTCCGCCTGGCCTACTCTCAGGCGTTCGGCAGGCCGCCGACGGGTGCCG
- a CDS encoding beta-ketoacyl synthase N-terminal-like domain-containing protein, whose protein sequence is MADRSDPGGQRPPNAGPLGAAPLGRDLAAREDRGIPTLRSGNRDARGEAAGTVRKRRRPVWDSLRAADQLGEPGPDLPCRSLLLESRWSPPGGADGSGGDGEQGAEPAGGHLSSLRAAPARISGFAKRSGSDTTMFDLSSNDSDRTTGRTEFNRRSRLSPHKHMPRDGQAASNAVAIIGMSCLFPGAEGLDAFWRNILGKVDAVTDPPPEARETGQYFDPDSHEGDRVYCKRGGYLGSLAAFDPLSHGIPPVAVGGEPDQWLSLQLARDALADAGCLRMDEAVRRKTAVILGKGTYLNGGNAIAVQHGLVVNQTLEILKTLRPEYTDDQIEALRRELKQALPPFNPETMPGLVPNIIVGRIANRLDLMGPTYTVDAACASSLIAVQQAMRCLVSGECDVALAGGSQVWIPMPTLSIFCQLGALSRTQRIRPFDEEADGTLLGEGIGMIVLKRLRDAERDQDRIYAVIRGVGVASDGRGLSVMAPRVEGEELALRRAYEAAGVSPRTVGLIEAHGTGTPVGDVVELQALTRVFGTREGDLPRCALGTVKSMISHTIPAAGVAGIIKTALSLYHKILPPTLHCERPNPKLELEQTPFYLNSETRPWIQGSLEPRRAGVNAFGFGGINAHAVLEEHSDPLRAASSDPAAKDLSNHLPAWDSEVCLLGAESPAELLEEVQRLARRLDSAGDVAAGTIRLADLAFTLNQDLMTSGAAAPCRLALVASSMPDLREKLDRAAKKLATAGGCRQIRDVSGVYFAAEPLAREGKLAFLFPGEGSQYPNMLADLCLHFPEVRECFDQIDRVYFDHPRGYVPSDHIFPRPASSRSGEIRVEERLWEIAGAVEAVLTANQAELTLMSGLGLRPDVIVGHSTGEFSALRAAGIFDPDKEEFFELSLKLYQNYEEASRVGLPRAVLLAVGADRERVEAIAREAEGEIYVAMDNCPHQAVLVGGNEVSDRALAIVRKQGFLSEQLNFDRAYHTPLFAPYVDHLRQIFEEAQIRPARVPIYSCTTAAPYPDDPAAIRKLMVDHWLLPVEFRRTIETLYDDGVRIFVEVGPRGNLSSFVDDILRGRRFCAVPANVQRRSGIMQLNHLVAILTAHGVDMDLRYLYRRRHVKRVDLDSSSAAASQPPSRAPMKLTTGFPAMRVSAEFASRLRADAPVPRNQPLSTPRRLQDAGAAIDEPSASIGECPAPERAASSVPIHTNGHAPVSPSKPVVPSQASNGSMGSPMIQDFLRTMNEYLVVQDRVMQDGLGSGDRTAVEPEPSTRTTTPDRSPKKSPFPLLGEVVSGKTREELIARRVFDPAIDFYLRDHTLGRDVSRTDPDLLALPVMPLTMSMEVMAEAASFLAPGRKVVGFRNLRAFRWIAFDEGPQELQVTARRQPGDFDRVAVQIRNLTEDRRGDSPPASPAIEASVMLADSYPPRPPGESTAPRDGRPSRLRPERLYSDVMFHGPSWQGVASIERVADDGSLARLRVLPFDGLLDGRPNPDFVLDPMLLDAAGQVIGFWTAEHLTTGKVIFPSGLESLEIYGPNLAPGAMPMCEATIRLEGDRRLRSDIEIVARDGLLLRLAGWEDWRFDLPATFHPLILPTRGDISEPWPDPVESFPSPRFFACRRLCTSLPADLGLWRRVWAHQVLSRAEREEFRRMAAPEIRQLEWLVGRTAAKEAARDLLRSHLGLEPPLADIEIRQDERGRLMVDGAWAGELNGDLVVSISLDAHLAVALAGLLPAPVELECDGGSYVGIHTESSRARREEAGEPVLSEAELRLLRDRPLDRLEEWWFRCQCAKKAVANALGERTTDALWSISIAGVAPEMEAVFVRLTDRLAKAHPRLAAAPLVVFTSVHDRSVVATTLCQGAGSADVLAVAGTDREIG, encoded by the coding sequence ATGGCTGATCGATCCGATCCTGGTGGACAGCGCCCTCCAAATGCAGGTCCTCTGGGCGCGGCTCCACTGGGACGTGACCTTGCTGCCCGCGAGGATCGCGGAATACCGACTCTTCGGTCCGGGAATCGCGACGCCCGCGGCGAGGCCGCCGGGACCGTCCGGAAACGGCGGCGACCCGTATGGGATTCGCTACGAGCTGCGGATCAGCTCGGAGAGCCAGGTCCCGACCTGCCATGCCGATCACTACTTCTTGAGTCTAGATGGTCGCCTCCTGGGGGTGCTGACGGGAGTGGAGGGGACGGGGAGCAAGGCGCTGAACCGGCTGGCGGGCACCTGTCATCGTTGAGGGCGGCCCCGGCGCGTATAAGCGGATTCGCGAAACGATCTGGGAGTGACACCACCATGTTCGATCTAAGCTCGAACGACTCCGACCGGACGACGGGTCGAACCGAATTCAACCGCAGGTCGAGGCTCTCGCCACATAAACACATGCCCAGAGACGGACAAGCGGCCTCGAACGCCGTGGCCATCATCGGTATGTCATGCCTCTTCCCGGGCGCCGAGGGGCTCGACGCATTCTGGCGGAACATCCTGGGGAAGGTCGATGCGGTGACGGACCCGCCGCCGGAGGCCCGCGAGACGGGACAGTATTTCGACCCCGACTCGCACGAGGGCGACCGGGTGTACTGCAAGCGAGGCGGATATCTCGGCTCGTTGGCGGCGTTCGATCCGTTGTCTCATGGGATTCCGCCCGTCGCCGTCGGCGGCGAGCCCGACCAATGGCTGTCGCTCCAACTGGCCCGCGACGCGCTGGCCGACGCCGGCTGCCTTCGAATGGATGAGGCAGTGCGGCGGAAGACGGCGGTGATCCTCGGCAAGGGGACCTATCTGAACGGGGGCAACGCGATCGCCGTCCAGCACGGCCTGGTCGTGAACCAGACGCTGGAAATCCTCAAGACGCTGCGCCCGGAGTACACTGACGACCAGATTGAGGCCCTCCGTCGCGAGCTGAAGCAAGCCCTGCCGCCGTTCAACCCGGAGACGATGCCGGGGCTGGTCCCGAACATCATCGTCGGGCGGATCGCCAATCGGCTCGATCTGATGGGCCCCACCTACACCGTCGACGCAGCCTGCGCGTCGTCCCTGATCGCGGTCCAGCAGGCCATGCGTTGCCTGGTGAGCGGGGAATGCGACGTAGCCCTTGCGGGCGGTTCCCAGGTCTGGATCCCGATGCCGACGCTCAGCATCTTCTGCCAGCTCGGGGCCCTGTCCCGAACCCAGCGGATTCGTCCGTTCGACGAGGAGGCCGACGGCACGCTGCTGGGAGAGGGGATCGGGATGATCGTGCTGAAGCGCCTGCGGGATGCGGAGCGAGACCAGGATCGCATCTATGCGGTGATCCGGGGGGTGGGGGTCGCGAGCGATGGTCGGGGCCTCAGCGTGATGGCGCCCCGCGTCGAGGGAGAAGAGTTGGCCCTCCGGCGCGCCTACGAAGCGGCCGGCGTATCACCCCGGACGGTCGGCCTGATCGAGGCCCACGGCACCGGCACGCCCGTAGGAGACGTGGTGGAACTACAGGCGCTGACCCGGGTCTTCGGAACTCGGGAGGGAGACCTGCCCCGGTGCGCGCTGGGGACGGTCAAGTCGATGATCAGCCACACCATTCCCGCAGCCGGGGTGGCCGGGATCATCAAGACGGCCCTCTCGCTCTACCACAAGATCCTGCCGCCGACGCTCCACTGCGAGAGGCCGAATCCGAAGCTGGAACTGGAACAGACCCCCTTCTATCTCAACTCCGAGACGCGGCCCTGGATTCAGGGCAGCCTCGAACCACGCCGGGCAGGCGTCAACGCCTTCGGCTTCGGCGGCATCAACGCGCACGCCGTTCTGGAGGAGCACAGCGACCCTCTCCGGGCCGCATCGTCCGATCCGGCCGCAAAGGATCTCTCCAACCATCTGCCGGCCTGGGACAGCGAGGTCTGCCTCCTGGGGGCCGAGTCGCCGGCGGAGCTGCTTGAGGAAGTGCAACGGCTGGCGCGGCGGCTTGATTCCGCCGGGGACGTCGCGGCCGGGACGATTCGTCTCGCCGACCTCGCGTTCACGCTCAATCAGGATCTGATGACCTCGGGCGCGGCCGCCCCGTGCCGGCTGGCCTTGGTGGCCAGCTCAATGCCCGACCTGCGGGAGAAGCTCGACCGGGCGGCCAAAAAGTTGGCGACGGCCGGCGGCTGCCGCCAGATCCGGGACGTCTCGGGCGTTTACTTCGCCGCCGAGCCGCTGGCGCGTGAGGGAAAGCTCGCGTTCCTCTTCCCCGGGGAGGGCTCGCAGTACCCGAACATGCTGGCCGACCTCTGCCTCCACTTCCCGGAGGTCCGGGAATGCTTCGACCAGATCGATCGCGTCTACTTCGATCACCCGCGAGGCTACGTCCCCAGCGATCACATCTTCCCAAGGCCGGCATCCTCGCGAAGCGGTGAGATCCGGGTGGAGGAGCGGCTCTGGGAGATCGCCGGCGCCGTCGAGGCCGTCCTGACGGCCAATCAGGCCGAGTTGACCCTGATGTCGGGGCTGGGACTTCGACCCGACGTCATCGTCGGGCACAGCACCGGAGAGTTCTCGGCCCTCCGCGCGGCTGGCATCTTCGATCCGGACAAGGAGGAGTTCTTCGAGCTGAGTTTGAAGCTCTATCAGAATTATGAAGAGGCTTCCCGAGTCGGCCTGCCCCGGGCCGTGCTGCTCGCGGTCGGAGCCGATCGCGAGCGCGTCGAGGCGATCGCACGCGAGGCCGAGGGCGAGATTTACGTGGCCATGGACAACTGCCCCCACCAGGCCGTCCTCGTCGGCGGGAACGAGGTCTCTGATCGGGCGCTGGCGATCGTCCGCAAGCAAGGATTCCTCTCCGAGCAACTCAATTTCGACCGCGCCTACCACACGCCTCTGTTCGCCCCCTACGTCGACCACCTGCGACAGATCTTCGAGGAGGCGCAGATCCGTCCCGCTCGCGTCCCAATCTATTCGTGCACGACGGCGGCGCCTTACCCGGACGACCCCGCCGCCATTCGCAAGCTCATGGTCGACCACTGGCTGCTTCCGGTCGAGTTTCGCCGAACGATCGAGACCCTCTACGACGACGGGGTGCGAATCTTCGTCGAGGTCGGCCCTCGCGGCAATCTGAGTTCGTTCGTCGACGACATCCTCCGAGGGCGGCGATTCTGCGCCGTGCCGGCGAACGTCCAGCGACGCTCGGGGATCATGCAGCTCAACCATCTCGTCGCGATTCTCACTGCTCACGGGGTGGACATGGACCTGAGATACCTTTACCGCAGGCGGCACGTTAAACGAGTCGACCTCGACAGTTCGTCGGCCGCCGCGTCCCAGCCGCCGTCGCGAGCCCCGATGAAGCTCACCACCGGCTTCCCGGCCATGCGGGTTTCCGCCGAGTTCGCGAGTCGGCTGCGGGCTGACGCTCCCGTTCCTCGAAACCAGCCGCTCTCCACTCCGCGCCGCTTGCAGGATGCTGGGGCGGCCATCGACGAGCCGTCCGCAAGCATCGGTGAATGCCCTGCTCCGGAGCGAGCGGCGTCGTCCGTTCCGATCCACACCAACGGCCATGCTCCCGTTTCCCCGTCGAAGCCTGTTGTGCCGTCTCAAGCCTCCAACGGCTCGATGGGCTCCCCGATGATCCAGGACTTCCTGCGGACGATGAACGAGTACCTCGTCGTTCAGGATCGCGTCATGCAAGACGGTCTCGGCTCGGGCGATCGCACCGCCGTCGAGCCCGAGCCCTCGACGCGGACGACGACGCCCGACCGCTCCCCCAAAAAGTCGCCGTTCCCGCTGCTCGGCGAAGTCGTCTCCGGGAAGACCCGAGAGGAGCTGATCGCCCGGCGCGTGTTCGACCCCGCGATCGACTTCTACCTGCGCGACCACACGCTCGGCCGCGACGTCTCCCGCACCGACCCGGATCTGCTGGCGCTGCCCGTCATGCCCCTGACGATGAGCATGGAAGTCATGGCCGAGGCCGCATCCTTCCTGGCACCGGGCCGGAAGGTCGTTGGATTTCGCAATCTCCGGGCCTTCCGCTGGATCGCTTTCGACGAAGGCCCGCAGGAGCTGCAAGTGACCGCCCGCCGCCAGCCGGGAGACTTCGACCGGGTCGCGGTCCAGATCCGGAACCTCACCGAAGACCGCCGGGGGGATTCGCCGCCCGCCAGCCCGGCGATCGAGGCGAGCGTGATGCTTGCGGATTCGTACCCGCCGAGGCCTCCCGGAGAGTCGACCGCCCCTCGGGACGGCCGACCGTCGCGGCTGCGTCCCGAGCGGCTGTACTCGGACGTCATGTTCCACGGACCGTCATGGCAGGGGGTCGCTTCCATCGAGCGAGTCGCCGACGACGGCTCGCTCGCAAGGCTGCGAGTCCTCCCCTTCGACGGCCTACTCGACGGCCGACCAAACCCCGATTTCGTCCTCGATCCGATGCTGCTCGACGCGGCCGGCCAGGTGATCGGCTTCTGGACGGCGGAGCATCTGACGACCGGCAAGGTGATCTTCCCATCGGGCCTGGAGTCGCTCGAGATTTACGGCCCGAACCTCGCGCCAGGCGCGATGCCCATGTGCGAGGCGACGATCCGGCTGGAGGGGGACCGGCGGCTTCGATCCGACATCGAGATCGTCGCTCGCGACGGCCTCCTCCTTCGACTCGCCGGATGGGAGGACTGGCGATTCGATCTGCCGGCGACGTTCCACCCGCTCATCCTGCCAACCCGAGGCGACATCTCCGAGCCGTGGCCCGATCCGGTCGAATCCTTTCCCAGTCCCCGGTTTTTCGCCTGTCGCCGGCTCTGCACGAGCCTTCCGGCCGACCTCGGCTTATGGCGCCGCGTGTGGGCGCATCAGGTGCTCAGTCGGGCCGAACGCGAAGAGTTTCGCCGGATGGCCGCCCCGGAGATCCGGCAGCTCGAATGGCTGGTCGGGCGGACCGCGGCGAAGGAAGCCGCGCGGGATTTACTCCGCTCCCACCTGGGGCTGGAACCGCCTCTCGCCGACATTGAGATTCGCCAGGACGAGCGGGGCCGCCTGATGGTCGACGGAGCCTGGGCGGGTGAGCTGAACGGCGATCTCGTCGTCTCGATCTCACTCGACGCGCACCTGGCGGTCGCCCTGGCCGGGCTCCTGCCCGCTCCGGTGGAACTCGAATGCGACGGCGGGTCGTACGTGGGAATCCACACCGAGTCATCACGGGCTCGCCGTGAGGAGGCCGGCGAGCCGGTTCTGTCGGAAGCGGAGCTGCGACTGCTACGGGATCGGCCGCTCGACCGCCTCGAAGAATGGTGGTTTCGCTGCCAGTGCGCCAAGAAGGCGGTTGCGAACGCTCTCGGAGAGCGGACGACGGACGCGTTATGGTCCATCTCCATCGCCGGCGTAGCGCCGGAGATGGAGGCGGTCTTCGTCCGGCTGACCGATCGGCTGGCTAAGGCCCATCCGAGGCTCGCGGCCGCGCCGCTCGTCGTCTTCACCTCCGTTCACGACCGCTCGGTCGTGGCGACGACATTGTGCCAAGGCGCCGGCTCGGCGGACGTGCTGGCGGTTGCGGGGACGGACCGAGAGATCGGATAA